Proteins from one Cicer arietinum cultivar CDC Frontier isolate Library 1 chromosome 3, Cicar.CDCFrontier_v2.0, whole genome shotgun sequence genomic window:
- the LOC101506931 gene encoding uncharacterized protein yields the protein MATPSHAQAVKSLNKSPGGRRFVFKTFSERLDDVDINVYRSLEQVAELPSEGSTFFKDCLVEWRELNTAEDFISLYEEVIPYTQTLPLVLLHKESLISKLLSRLHIKARLSLEPVLRLITALSRDLVDEFVPLFPRIVDSLASLLESGADREPDIIEQIFTSWSYIMMYLQKYLILNTSEVLKVTSKLRYYPKEYVQQFMAEAMSFVLRNAPDEQLKRGIRRVIAEVVKKPSPCRCFGVELLLYNIMKGYSSRFHSKAERVLQLLTSETIYTIGDQADQESTMLIIVKSVFKKLCETMEPNELSLVWSCLYKEVRECVSTGNIRHLRHILLVLVSAVKVQKGKKVSDYKPTLELVFLLMRSYITPLGVSESQEDICSVVDIILKLMLATLDGLCSYSQSMISECATQWAPVFKLRSSSLLRFIEKLLQKDLCLLAFRSNVISAINELMEISEEEVIQLLQSFSEKVQLDIRKSDFVDRESAEALTRICHRLQGTIRSWIEKVNDIAHSDVSFEADERKVALLWGVVNCYSHMSIVDADPSLLVHLVDAVDQLLTVKADHIEDTYKKAWESIIGASLGSYNRLCNDSDLKVDVAEKFLSCAKRYKSSLPVLSAVAGYLECKYGSSLEDTGRRVYHPELSERTAEAVTTFLDNLCHSDKEVRISTLKILCHYKPLGEENSSVDQSAAKKRKIEVSPTSILDIPGNNPLLVLLSIETTVVSISTSRSIQRLVSKIQMDLSAGRITDVYAPLFLNALFGILNNRFSYLWNPVLECISVLVSIHFSLVWDIFINYLERCQAIRETSSNIHGSANGASVDQQTGLLGCFKLFVYHEFDSTPSVTILTLLLQALQKIPTVIEPRSRQFIPLFLKFLGYNTLDLASVGLFDSHACKGKEWKTILKEWLNLLKLMKNPKSFYFNQFLKEVLQNRLIEEDDPEIQFKVLDCLLLWKDDYFLPYTEHLRNLISSKITREELTTWSLSRESKMIEECHRAYLVPLVIRLLMPKVRKLKGLASRKKASICHRKAILSFIAGLDIIELPLFFALLIKPLQIVKKTDEPANLFWTLPIGCTSEFQASSLLEYFTSDNIATLSWKKKYGFLHVIDDIVGVFDELHIRPFIDLLVGCVVRVLESCTSGLDNVKLNGLPSEQHNSSTSSNSLGEDSVPANQILIGNTSKQLKDMRSLCLKIVSLVVNKYEDHEFGSDLWDRFFSSVKPLVDKFKQEAASSEKPSSLLSCFLAMSANHKLVALLCREESLIPDIFSIVSVNSASEAIVYCVLKFVENLLSLDNQLDYEDSSVHRVLLSNIEVLMDSIWCLFGSDNAAKRKLIKSPGETVIRIFKFLPKYIKEAELANRFVGILLLFLEKKTQSSDVYIEVLQVIQNIIPILGNGSTAKILGAISPLYISAELDGRLRICDLLDVLVVSDASVLPVAKLLRQLNTTSTLGWLDHDAILNAYKVINADFFRNVQVEHALLILSHCVHDMSSEETTFVCSAQSSLLSFVDFSALILCQEGNSEQELSVMQNTDGCWTKSCIQRITKKFLLKHMVDAMDGPLAITKGWMKLLSLMALKLPDVSNLKSLTVLCNEEGETIFFDDIADSVIRKRVKALSVFRNVISTNKLSEFITEKVFMRLFFNMLFDEKEAKVDHLKNACIETIASVAGQMGWKSYYALLNKCFQGASKGLDKQKLFIRLICSILDKFHFSELSHGEESKESLIGVSDMGLTDTVSSVILGKADASDVNTDIQTCLYKVVLPKIQKLLDSDSEKVNVNISLAALKLLKLLSGDVMDTYLPTIVHRISNFLKSHLESIRDEARSALATCLKELGLEYLQFIVKVLRSTLKRGYELHVLGYTLNIILSKSLSSPVSGKIDYCLGDLLSVIENDILGDVAEQKEVEKIASKMKETRRKKSFETLKLVAQNVTFKSHALKLLAPVTAHLQKHVTQNVKGKLENMLHSIAAGIESNPSVDQSDLFVFIYGVIEGGLKNEIGWHEIKLIKSKDKDSRSNAKRIFSGRGVASGLLCSHLITVFGIRILFKRLKGMKQGVKDEYTLSLLDPFVKLLSDGLCSKYEDILSASLGCLTVLVKLPLPSLQLHAERIKSAVFDIAQSSVNASSPLMQSCLTLLTMLLRNTEISLTPDQIHLLIQLPIFLDLERNPSLVALSLLKGIVNRKLVVPEIYDIVTRVAELMVTSQMDSIRKKCSKILLQFLLDYQLSAKRLQQHLDFLLSNLRYEHATGRESVLEMIYAIIVKFPEKTLNEQSQTFFVHLVACLANDNDDNNRSMSGIAITKLIGSVSPSALNSILKYTLSWYLGDKQQLWGAAAQVLGLLIEVIKKGFLNHVDSVLPVTRRILQSTILAVINRQESFESESILPLWKEAYYSLVMLEKMINQFHDLCFAKDLEDIWEAICEMLLHPHSSLRNKSGQLIALYFARVKEAIKENHQSSLNSYFLMSPSRLYLIATSLCCQLNMTLKADAGSNLITQNIVFAICGVHSIMGQTACIDPPAFWSTLEQHEKDKFLKAFDLINARKGRTMFMSSSVYEDSSELNVKNTQYILVSLLLKKMGKIVLQSDGVQMGIVFNSFGIIMAQIQMSKDDCLLHYARVVLLPLYKVCEGFAGKEIADNLKKSADETCRKIENILGTQNFVEVYNLIRKNMSLKRNKRKHDEKLMAVINPMRNAKRKMRISAKNSANKKRKITTLKMGRWTR from the exons ATGGCGACGCCGTCGCATGCTCAAGCTGTAAAGTCTCTCAACAAATCCCCTGGTGGCCGCCGTTTTGTC TTTAAGACATTCTCTGAGAGACTAGACGATGTTGATATCAATGTGTATAGAAGTCTTGAACAAGTCGCAGAGCTGCCATCTGAAGGTTCCACTTTTTTCAAAGACTGCCTTGTAGAATGGAGG GAATTGAATACGGCAGAAGATTTCATCTCATTGTATGAAGAAGTTATTCCTTATACGCAAACATTGCCCCTGGTGCTGTTGCACAAGGAGTCTTTGATCTCAAAGCTTCTTTCTAGGTTGCATATAAAAGCAAGGCTATCCCTTGAACCAGTTCTCAG GTTAATCACGGCTTTATCTAGAGATCTCGTAGATGAATTTGTTCC GTTATTTCCAAGGATTGTTGATTCTTTAGCATCTCTTCTAGAAAGTGGTGCTGATAGGGAGCCAGATATAATTGAGCAG ATCTTCACGTCATGGTCATATATTATGATGTATCTTCAGAAATATCTAATACTCAACACATCAGAAGTGCTTAA GGTCACATCAAAATTGAGGTATTATCCAAAAGAATATGTTCAACAATTCATGGCAGAGGCAATGTCATTTGTCTTGAGAAATGCCCCAGATGAGCAGCTCAAAAGAG GAATTAGAAGAGTCATTGCCGAGGTAGTGAAGAAGCCATCTCCATGCCGATGTTTTGGTGTTGAATTATTGCTTTATAATATTATGAAAGGTTACTCATCAAGGTTCCATTCAAAAGCAGAACGAGTGTTACAATTGTTGACTAGCGAAACAATTTATACTATTGGTGATCAAGCTGACCAAG AGTCAACCATGTTGATCATCGTAAAGTCTGTGTTTAAGAAATTATGCGAGACAATGGAACCCAATGAGCTGAGTTTGGTATGGAGTTGCTTATATAAGGAAGTGCGTGAATGTGTTAGTACTGGAAACATCAGGCATTTAAGACACATTTTATTAGTGCTTGTCTCTGCTGTTAAGGTGCAAAAAGGGAAAAAGGTGTCTG ATTATAAGCCTACGCTTGAACTAGTCTTCCTGCTTATGCGATCATATATCACACCTTTGGGAGTTTCTGAGTCACAAGAAGATATATGTTCAGTTGTTgacataattttgaaattaatgcTGGCTACTCTCGATGGGCTCTGTAGTTACAGTCAGTCAATGATATCAGAGTGTGCTACCCAGTGGGCTCCAGTTTTTAAATTGCGAAGCTCAAG TTTACTACGTTTCATTGAAAAACTGCTACAGAAGGATCTCTGTTTACTTGCTTTCAGAAGTAATGTTATAAG TGCAATAAACGAGTTAATGGAGATTTCCGAGGAAGAGGTCATACAGTTATTGCAATCCTTCTCTGAGAAAGTTCAATTAGATATACGAAAATCAGACTTTGTAGACAGAGAAAGTGCAGAAGCTTTAACTAGGATATGCCATCGTTTGCAAGGAACTATCCGTTCTTGGATCGAAAAAGTAAATGATATTGCACATTCGGACGTTTCATTTGAAGCTGATGAAAGAAAGGTGGCACTGCTGTGGGGAGTTGTGAATTGCTATTCTCACATGTCTATCGTTGACGCTGATCCATCATTGTTGGTGCATCTTGTGGATGCGGTAGATCAGCTTCTGACTGTTAAAGCTG ACCACATTGAAGATACGTATAAAAAAGCATGGGAAAGCATTATAGGTGCTTCACTAGGTTCTTACAACAGATTGTGCAATGACAGTGATCTCAAAGTTGATGTAGCAGAAAAGTTTTTAAGTTGTGCAAAACGATATAAGTCATCTTTGCCAGTATTGTCGGCTGTTGCTGGTTATTTGGAATGCAAGTATGG TTCTTCTTTGGAAGACACTGGGCGTAGAGTGTATCATCCAGAACTTAGCGAAAGGACTGCAGAGGCAGTGACAACATTTTTGGATAATTTGTGCCATTCAGACAAGGAGGTTCGCATTTCAACTCTTAAAATACTTTGTCACTACAAGCCATTGGGTGAGGAAAATTCTTCGGTGGATCAGTCAGCTGcaaagaaaaggaaaattgaAGTTTCTCCAACTTCAATCTTGGATATACCAGGAAATAAT CCTCTGCTGGTTCTCCTGTCTATTGAAACAACTGTTGTATCAATTTCTACAAGCAGAAGCATTCAACGATTGGTTTCCAAGATTCAGATGGACTTATCTGCTGGAAGGATCACTGACGTTTATGCACCTCTTTTTTTGAATGCGCTATTTGGCATCTTGAATAACCGATTTAGCTACCTCTGGAATCCTGTATTAGAATGCATTTCTGTCTTGGTTAGCATACATTTTTCACTTGTGTGGGATATCTTTATTAATTATCTGGAAAGGTGTCAAGCAATAAGAGAGACCTCTAGCAACATTCATGGTAGTGCCAATGGTGCGTCAGTTGATCAGCAAACTG GTTTACTTGGTTGTTTCAAATTATTTGTCTATCATGAATTTGATAGCACACCATCTGTAACAATATTGACATTACTGCTGCAAGCTTTACAAAAAATTCCAACTGTTATTGAACCTCGCTCTCGGCAATTCATTCCTCTTTTTTTGAAGTTCTTAGGATACAACACTCTTGATCTTGCTAG TGTGGGATTGTTTGATTCTCATGCTTGTAAAGGAAAAGAGTGGAAGACCATCTTGAAAGAATGGCTCAACTTGTTGAAACTTATGAAAAATCCCAAGTCATTTTACTTCAACCAGTTTCTTAAGGAGGTTCTGCAGAATAG GCTTATTGAAGAAGACGACCCTGAAATACAGTTTAAAGTTCTGGATTGTCTATTATTATGGAAAGATGATTACTTTTTACCATACACCGAGCATCTGAGAAACTTGATTAGTTCCAAAATTACAAGGGAGGAACTAACAACATGGAGTTTATCCAGAGAATCTAAAATGATTGAAGAATGTCACCGAGCTTATCTTGTGCCATTGGTTATCCGTCTTTTGATGCCAAAAGTAAGAAAGTTGAAAGGACTTGCATCAAGAAAG AAAGCAAGCATTTGTCACCGGAAGGCTATTCTGAGTTTCATTGCTGGACTTGATATCATTGAGCTGCCACTTTTCTTTGCATTACTGATTAAACccttgcaaatagtaaagaaaaCTGATGAGCCTGCTAACTTGTTTTGGACTTTACCTATTGGTTGCACCAGTGAATTTCAAGCATCTTCTTTGTTAGAATATTTTACTTCAGATAATATAGCAACCCTATCCTGGAAAAAGAAATATGGCTTCTTGCATGTCATTGACGATATTGTTGGAGTTTTTGATGAATTGCATATTAGACCTTTTATAGATCTACTGGTGGGGTGTGTTGTTCGGGTGTTGGAGAGTTGCACATCAGGTCTTGACAATGTAAAATTGAATGGGCTTCCTTCGGAACAACACAATTCTAGTACCAGCTCAAACTCTCTCGGTGAGGACAGTGTTCCAGCAAATCAAATCCTG ATTGGCAATACTTCAAAGCAGCTCAAGGACATGAGATCTCTGTGCCTGAAAATTGTTTCCCTTGTTGTCAATAAGTATGAGGATCATGAATTTGGTTCTGATTTGTGGGACAGATTCTTTTCCTCAGTGAAACCACTGGTTGATAAATTTAAACAGGAAGCTGCTAGTAGTGAGAAACCAAGTTCACTGCTGTCTTGTTTTCTGGCCATGAGTGCAAACCATAAGCTTGTAGCACTATTGTGCAGGGAGGAAAGTCTCATACCTGATATATTTTCCATTGTTTCCGTTAATTCAGCTTCTGAAGCTATCGTATATTGTGTTCTAAAGTTTGTTGAAAACTTGTTAAGCCTTGACAATCAGTTGGATTATGAAGACAGCTCTGTCCATAGAGTTTTACTTTCAAATATTGAAGTTCTTATGGACAGCATTTGGTGTTTATTTGGGAGTGATAATGCAGCCAAGAg AAAGCTGATCAAATCTCCTGGGGAGACAGTAATaagaattttcaaatttttaccAAAGTACATCAAGGAGGCAGagttggcaaatcgatttgtgGGCATACTGCTTCTGTTCTTGGAAAAGAAAACACAAAGTTCTG ATGTCTATATTGAAGTTCTGCAAGTCATTCAAAATATCATACCGATATTAGGAAATGGAAGCACCGCTAAGATTTTGGGTGCTATTTCTCCTTTATATATTTCGGCTGAGTTGGATGGGCGTTTGAGGATATGTGATCTTCTTGATGTTCTTGTAGTATCTGATGCATCTGTACTCCCAGTG GCTAAACTTCTTCGTCAGCTGAATACAACATCTACTTTGGGTTGGCTTGATCATGATGCTATTTTGAATGCTTACAAAGTCATCAATGCTGATTTCTTCAGAAATGTTCAAGTGGAACATGCATTACTTATTTTATCACACTGTGTGCATGACATGTCCTCAGAAGAAACAACTTTTGTCTGTAGTGCACAGAGTTCATTGCTatcttttgttgatttttcTGCACTCATCCTTTGTCAAGAAGGAAACAGTGAACAAGAGTTGTCTGTAATGCAAAACACTGATGGTTGTTGGACAAAATCATGCATCCAGCGTATAACAAAGAAATTTCTCTTGAAGCATATGGTTGATGCCATGGATGGGCCACTTGCTATTACAAAG GGATGGATGAAGTTGTTAAGTCTAATGGCTTTGAAGCTTCCAGATGTGTCAAACCTTAAATCACTTACAGTCTTGTGCAACGAAGAGggtgaaacaattttttttgacGATATAGCTGATTCAGTG ATCCGTAAGAGGGTGAAGGCACTGTCGGTGTTTAGAAATGTTATCAGTACGAACAAATTATCAGAG TTCATCACTGAAAAAGTGTTTATGCGGCTCTTCTTCAACATGTTGTTTGATGAGAAAGAGGCCAAGGTTGACCATTTGAAAAATGCATGTATCGAGACCATTGCTTCTGTAGCTGGTCAGATGGGATGGAAGTCATACTATGCACTATTGAACAAATGTTTTCAGGGAGCATCCAAGGGTCTAGACAAGCAAAAACTCTTTATACGTCTAATCTGCTCTATTTTGGATAAATTTCACTTTTCAGAACTTTCTCATGGTGAAGAATCTAAGGAATCGTTGATTGGTGTTTCTGATATGGGGTTAACTGACACTGTTTCTTCAGTTATTTTAGGCAAAGCTGATGCTTCTGATGTGAACACAGATATACAAACGTGTCTCTATAAAGTTGTGCTTCCAAAGATACAAAAGCTGCTAGATTCTGATTCGGAAAAAGTCAATGTAAATATCAGTCTGGCTGCATTGAAACTACTCAAGTTACTTTCAGGTGATGTGATGGACACATATCTTCCAACTATTGTTCATCGAATTTCGAACTTCTTAAAGAGTCATCTAGAAAGCATTCGCGATGAAGCTAGGTCTGCTTTGGCTACTTGTTTGAAAGAACTTGGACTGGAGTACTTGCAATTCATTGTCAAGGTTTTGCGATCAACTTTAAAGCGAGGATATGAACTTCATGTCCTAGGATACacacttaatattattttgtccaAGAGTCTTTCAAGTCCAGTTAGTGGAAAGATAGATTACTGTTTGGGGGATCTCCTTTCTGTGATAGAGAATGACATTCTCGGAGATGTTGCTGAACAAAAGGAGGTGGAAAAGATAGCTTcaaaaatgaaagaaacaaGGAGAAAAAAGTCATTTGAAACTTTGAAATTGGTGGCCCAAAACGTAACATTTAAAAGCCATGCACTAAAGCTGCTTGCACCAGTGACTGCTCATTTGCAGAAGCATGTCACACAAAATGTAAAAGGAAAATTGGAAAATATGTTGCACAGTATAGCTGCTGGTATTGAAAGCAATCCATCGGTAGATCAGAGTGAtctatttgtctttatttatggtGTTATTGAGGGTGgcttaaaaaatgaaattggcTGGCATGAGATTAAGTTGATAAAATCGAAAGATAAGGATAGCCGTAGTAATGCTAAAAGAATTTTTTCAGGTCGTGGAGTTGCTAGTGGCTTATTATGCTCACACCTTATAACAGTGTTTGGTATCAGAATATTGTTTAAACGTTTGAAGGGTATGAAACAGGGTGTAAAAGATGAATATACTTTATCCCTATTAGATCCTTTTGTCAAGCTACTAAGTGATGGTTTATGCTCTAAGTATGAGGATATATTGTCTGCTTCCCTTGGATGCCTTACTGTACTAGTAAAGTTGCCTTTGCCATCCCTTCAATTACACGCTGAGAGAATAAAGTCTGCTGTATTTGATATTGCCCAGAGTTCAGTGAATGCTAGTAGTCCTTTAATGCAGTCATGTTTGACATTGCTGACAATGCTTTTGAGGAACACCGAAATTTCTCTCACTCCAGACCAAATACATTTACTAATTCAGCTTCCAATATTTCTGGACCTTGAAAGGAATCCATCTTTGGTGGCACTATCACTTCTAAAGGGTATTGTCAACCGCAAGCTTGTTGTACCTGAAATTTATGATATTGTTACTAGGGTTGCTGAATTGATGGTGACAAGTCAAATGGATTCAATTCGCAAGAAATGCAGTAAAATTTTGTTGCAATTTTTGCTTGATTATCAACTTTCAGCAAAGCGCTTGCAACAACATCTGGACTTCCTGCTCTCGAATTTGAG GTATGAACATGCGACTGGGCGGGAATCTGTTCTTGAAATGATTTATGCTATTATCGTCAAATTTCCTGAAAAGACATTGAATGAGCAATCACAGACATTTTTTGTCCATCTGGTTGCTTGCTTGgcaaatgataatgatgataataatcgTTCCATGAGTGGGATTGCTATAACGAAACTCATTGGTTCTGTTAGTCCCAGTGCACTTAATTCTATTCTTAAATATACTCTTTCTTGGTATTTGGGTGACAAGCAGCAACTATGGGGTGCTGCCGCACAG GTTTTGGGGTTGCTGATTGAGGTAATAAAGAAAGGGTTTCTTAACCATGTAGACTCTGTCTTGCCGGTGACTCGTCGCATTTTGCAGTCTACTATACTTGCAGTCATAAACAGGCAAGAGAGCTTTGAGTCTGAGTCCATCCTTCCCCTTTGGAAGGAAGCATACTATTCTCTTGTTATGCTAGAGAAGATGATTAATCAGTTCCATGACTTATGCTTTGCAAAGGATCTGGAG GATATATGGGAAGCAATATGTGAGATGTTATTGCACCCACACTCATCGCTACGCAACAAATCGGGTCAGCTCATAGCTCTATACTTTGCACGTGTAAAAGAGGCTATCAAAGAAAATCATCAAAGCTCcttaaatagttattttttaatgagtCCTAGTCGACTATATCTAATAGCTACTTCTCTTTGCTGCCAACTGAATATGACACTCAAAGCTGATGCTGGAAGCAACCTGATAACTCAGAATATTGTCTTTGCTATTTGTGGTGTCCATTCTATAATGGGGCAAACTGCTTGCATAGATCCCCCTGCATTTTGGTCTACTCTTGAGCAACATGAGAAGGATAAGTTTCTCAAAgcttttgatttaattaatgcaagaaaaggaagaaccATGTTCATGTCCTCTTCTGTATATGAGGACAGCAGTGAACTTAATGTTAAGAACACCCAATATATACTTGTCTCCTTATTGCTCAAGAAAATGGGCAAAATTGTCCTTCAAAGTGATGGTGTTCAG ATGGGAATAGTCTTCAACAGTTTTGGGATAATTATGGCACAGATACAGATGAGTAAGGATGACTGCCTACTGCATTATGCACGTGTGGTCCTATTACCTCTGTATAAAGTTTGTGAAGGATTTGCTGGAAAAGAGATAGCTG ATAATCTGAAAAAGTCAGCAGATGAGACGTGTAGAAAAATAGAGAATATTCTGGGCACTCAAAACTTTGTGGAAGTTTATAATCTTATCCGGAAGAACATGAGCTTGAAAAGAAATAAGAGAAAACATGATGAAAAGCTCATGGCTGTTATCAATCCGATGCGAAATGCCAAAAGGAAAATGAGAATTTCTGCCAAGAATAGTGCcaacaaaaagagaaaaattacAACTTTAAAAATGGGGAGATGGACGCGATGA